A stretch of Henckelia pumila isolate YLH828 chromosome 4, ASM3356847v2, whole genome shotgun sequence DNA encodes these proteins:
- the LOC140894497 gene encoding uncharacterized WD repeat-containing protein C2A9.03-like isoform X1 codes for MSDHQDNSEAMEEEYQMEDIDDEVDDEIRGRDGVSDSDVDEYDSMDDEMQDTTAVEARKGRDIQGIPWERLSITREKYRQTRLEQYKNYENIPQSGEGSEKECKTTEKGESYYDFRRNSRSVKSTILHFQLRNLVWATTKHDVYLMSHFSVMHWSSLTCSKSEVLNVSGHIKPCEKHPGNLVEGFSQTQVSTLAVKDKLLVAGGFQGELICKYVDRPGISYCTRTTYDDNAITNAVEICTSSSGSVHFIASNNDCGVRDFDMETFQLSKHFRFPWPVNHTSLSPDGKLLIIVGDDPVGMLVDPRSGKAIASLHGHLDHSFASAWHPDCLTFSTGNQDKTCRIWDVRNLANSVTVLKGNLGAIRSIRYTSDGRFMAMAEPADFVHVFDVDSGYEKEQEIDFFGEISGISFSPDTESLFIGVWDRTYGSLLEFSRCHEYSYLDCIL; via the exons ATGTCAGATCACCAAGACAACTCCGAAGCCATGGAAGAAGAGTATCAAATGGAGGATATAGATGATGAGGTGGATGACGAGATCCGTGGAAGAGATGGTGTCTCTGATTCTGATGTTGATGAATATGATTCTATG GATGATGAAATGCAAGATACCACTGCAGTTGAAGCTAGGAAAGGCAGAGATATACAAGGAATTCCATGGGAAAGGCTCAGCATAACAAGAGAGAAGTATAGGCAGACTAGATTAGAACAATATAAGAATTATGAAAACATTCCTCAATCCGGGGAGGGATCAGAAAAG GAATGCAAAACCACTGAGAAAGGAGAGTCATATTATGACTTCAGACGAAATTCAAGATCCGTGAAATCCACAATTTTACATTTTCAG tTGAGAAATCTGGTCTGGGCTACAACAAAGCATGATGTATATCTTATGTCACATTTTTCGGTGATGCATTGGTCGTCGTTAACTTGCTCCAAGTCTGAAGTTCTTAATGTTTCAGGACACATAAAGCCATGTGAG AAACATCCTGGAAACTTGGTAGAAGGATTTAGTCAGACCCAGGTCAGCACACTAGCGGTGAAAGATAAGCTGCTTGTTGCAGGAGGATTTCAGGGAGAACTTATCTGCAAG TATGTTGATAGGCCTGGAATTTCTTACTGTACGCGGACTACCTATGATGATAATGCCATCACTAATGCGGTTGAGATATGCACATCTAGCAG TGGTTCTGTGCATTTTATAGCTTCTAATAATGATTGTGGAGTCAGAGATTTTGATATGGAAACATTCCAACTGTCTAAACATTTTCGTTTTCCTTGGCCAGTTAAT CATACTTCTCTTAGTCCTGATGGTAAGCTTCTAATAATTGTTGGAGATGATCCAGTTGGTATGTTGGTGGATCCTAGGAGTGGCAAG GCAATTGCGTCGCTGCATGGTCACTTGGACCATTCTTTTGCGTCAGCATGGCACCCTGACTGCTTAACCTTCTCCACTGGAAACCAGGACAAAACCTGTCGAATTTGGGATGTCAGAAATCTTGCTAATTCAGTCACTGTCTTGAAGGGTAATCTTGGAGCCATTCGCTCCATCCGCTACACGTCTGATGGAAGATTCATGGCCATGGCAGAACCTGCGGATTTTGTCCATGTTTTTGATGTTGATAGTGGGTATGAGAAGGAGCAGGAAATTGATTTCTTTGGTGAGATATCTGGCATTTCATTCAGTCCCGATACGGAGTCCCTCTTTATTGGTGTATGGGATCGTACTTATGGTAGCCTCCTTGAGTTTAGCAGATGCCACGAGTATTCGTATCTTGACTGTATTCTGTAG
- the LOC140894497 gene encoding uncharacterized WD repeat-containing protein C2A9.03-like isoform X2, whose translation MSDHQDNSEAMEEEYQMEDIDDEDDEMQDTTAVEARKGRDIQGIPWERLSITREKYRQTRLEQYKNYENIPQSGEGSEKECKTTEKGESYYDFRRNSRSVKSTILHFQLRNLVWATTKHDVYLMSHFSVMHWSSLTCSKSEVLNVSGHIKPCEKHPGNLVEGFSQTQVSTLAVKDKLLVAGGFQGELICKYVDRPGISYCTRTTYDDNAITNAVEICTSSSGSVHFIASNNDCGVRDFDMETFQLSKHFRFPWPVNHTSLSPDGKLLIIVGDDPVGMLVDPRSGKAIASLHGHLDHSFASAWHPDCLTFSTGNQDKTCRIWDVRNLANSVTVLKGNLGAIRSIRYTSDGRFMAMAEPADFVHVFDVDSGYEKEQEIDFFGEISGISFSPDTESLFIGVWDRTYGSLLEFSRCHEYSYLDCIL comes from the exons ATGTCAGATCACCAAGACAACTCCGAAGCCATGGAAGAAGAGTATCAAATGGAGGATATAGATGATGAG GATGATGAAATGCAAGATACCACTGCAGTTGAAGCTAGGAAAGGCAGAGATATACAAGGAATTCCATGGGAAAGGCTCAGCATAACAAGAGAGAAGTATAGGCAGACTAGATTAGAACAATATAAGAATTATGAAAACATTCCTCAATCCGGGGAGGGATCAGAAAAG GAATGCAAAACCACTGAGAAAGGAGAGTCATATTATGACTTCAGACGAAATTCAAGATCCGTGAAATCCACAATTTTACATTTTCAG tTGAGAAATCTGGTCTGGGCTACAACAAAGCATGATGTATATCTTATGTCACATTTTTCGGTGATGCATTGGTCGTCGTTAACTTGCTCCAAGTCTGAAGTTCTTAATGTTTCAGGACACATAAAGCCATGTGAG AAACATCCTGGAAACTTGGTAGAAGGATTTAGTCAGACCCAGGTCAGCACACTAGCGGTGAAAGATAAGCTGCTTGTTGCAGGAGGATTTCAGGGAGAACTTATCTGCAAG TATGTTGATAGGCCTGGAATTTCTTACTGTACGCGGACTACCTATGATGATAATGCCATCACTAATGCGGTTGAGATATGCACATCTAGCAG TGGTTCTGTGCATTTTATAGCTTCTAATAATGATTGTGGAGTCAGAGATTTTGATATGGAAACATTCCAACTGTCTAAACATTTTCGTTTTCCTTGGCCAGTTAAT CATACTTCTCTTAGTCCTGATGGTAAGCTTCTAATAATTGTTGGAGATGATCCAGTTGGTATGTTGGTGGATCCTAGGAGTGGCAAG GCAATTGCGTCGCTGCATGGTCACTTGGACCATTCTTTTGCGTCAGCATGGCACCCTGACTGCTTAACCTTCTCCACTGGAAACCAGGACAAAACCTGTCGAATTTGGGATGTCAGAAATCTTGCTAATTCAGTCACTGTCTTGAAGGGTAATCTTGGAGCCATTCGCTCCATCCGCTACACGTCTGATGGAAGATTCATGGCCATGGCAGAACCTGCGGATTTTGTCCATGTTTTTGATGTTGATAGTGGGTATGAGAAGGAGCAGGAAATTGATTTCTTTGGTGAGATATCTGGCATTTCATTCAGTCCCGATACGGAGTCCCTCTTTATTGGTGTATGGGATCGTACTTATGGTAGCCTCCTTGAGTTTAGCAGATGCCACGAGTATTCGTATCTTGACTGTATTCTGTAG